From Granulimonas faecalis:
GGCCTAGAAGTCGCGGCGGCCGTCGAGGCGGTCGCGGTACTCGGCCATGAAGGCGCCGTAGCGGCCGTCGAGGATGGCCTGGCGCGCACGGGCCATGAGGTCGAGGAGGTACCGCGTGTTGTGGAGCGACAGCAGGATGCCGCCGAGCATCTCCCTCTGCTTCACCAGGTGGTGGATGTAGCTGCGCGAGAAGCCGCCCGCGCAGGCGGGGCAGCCGCAATGCTCGCCGATGGGACGGGGGTCGGCGCGGTGGCAGGCGTTCTTGAGGTTGAGGCGCCCCTCGTCGGAGAAGGCCGTGCCCGTGCGAGCCGTGCGGGTGGGCAGCACGCAGTCGAACATGTCCACGCCCACGCCCACGCCCTCCACGAGGGTGGTGGGGTTGCCCACGCCCATGAGGTAGCGGGGCTTGTCGCGCGGCATGTACTCGCCGGCGAGGGGCGCCAGGGTCTCGAACATCACGTCATGACTCTCCCCCACCGAGTAACCGCCGATGCCGTAGCCCGGGAAGTCGCCGATGTCCTCGAGACGCCGGAGGCTCTTGAGGCGCAGGTCGAGGTCCATGCCGCCCTGGACGATGCCGAAGAGCGCCTGGTCGGGCCGGGTGTGGGCCCTCCAGCAGCGCTCGGCCCAGGCGCTCGAGAGGTCCACGGCCCGCTCGAGGTAGGAGCGCTCGCAGGGGTAGCCGGGGCAGACGTCCAGCTGCATGCAGATGTCGGAGCCGAGGAGCTCGGCGATGCGCATGTTCTCCTCAGGCGTCCAGGTGACGTAGGAGCCGTCGTAGTCCACGGCGCGGAAGGTCACGCCGTCGTCGGAAAGGCGCACGTGGTCGCCGTGGGAGAAGACCTGGAACCCGCCGGAGTCGGTGAGGATGGGGCCGTCCCAGCGCTCCCAGGCGTGCAGGCCGCCCATCTGGGCGACGAGCTCGGCGCCGGGGCGCATGGCCAGGTGGTACGTGTTGGCGAGGATGATCTTGGCACCGAGGTCCCGCACCATGGAGGGCATGAGGCCCTTGACGGTGGCCTTGGTGCCCACGGGCATGAAGATGGGGGTGGGGACGTCGCCGTGGGGCGTGTGGAGCACGCCGGCCCGCGCGTGGGTGGCGGGGTCCTCGGCGACGACGTCGAAGGTGAAGGGGAAAGGCTGCTGGCTCACGGGTCCTCCAGAGTGTTCGCGGTGGGGCCAGTCTAGCAGCGGCGGCCGGTGCGGCGGGGGCGGGGAGTCAGGCCCGGCGGCAACGCCGCGCCGAGGCGGGTACAGTGGTTCACATACGGATGGAACGGCTTTGGGAGGTCCCATGGCGGACAATGCCGGGCAGAACGGGCAGGCGCAGGACGACCTGCAGGGCACGGACGCGACGGAGGACCGGGCGGACGCGGCCGAGGCGGCGGAGAGCGCCCCGGGGACGGGCGGGCAGGCCAGCGACGGCGAGACGGCCGCCGAGGACGGCGCCCCCGCGGCGGACGGCGTGGCGGAGAGTGACGCCCCCGACGACGGCCTCGAAGCGGCGCCGGCCCCCGACATCGTGGACCGCGCCCGCAAGGCCGCAGGTACCGTGGCCGACAGCGCCCGCAAGGCCGCGGGGGCGCTGGGCCAGGAGACCGTGAGCGGCTGGAGCGCCATGCGCGCCGTGAGCCAGGCCAAGCGCGCCCACGGGGAGGCCGCCGACCGCCTGGCCGAGCTCAAGGCCACCATCGAGGAGGACAGCCGCACGCTCGCCCACCGCCGCGAGGTGGAGGAGACCTACGACGAGCTCGTCGCCGGGCAGACCGCCGCCCTCGAGGCGGCCCGTCGGGCGCAGCGGGACCTCTCGGACAGGATCGCCGCCGCCGAGGCGGAGGTGGGGGCCCGGGAGGGCGACCTCGAGGAGCTCAAGGCCAAGAACGAACGCGACCTCCGTCCCTACAAGAACCTTGCGGACAGCTCTAAGTCCACGGCCGACGACGCCGCCCGCACCCTCTCGGAGGCCAAGAAGGCCGCCAAGACGGCCGAGGGCGCCGTGCGCGACATCACGAAGAGGCGCGACTCCCGCGTGTCCACCGCCAACAAGGCCGCCGACAACGCCCGCCAGCGCCTCGCGCGCCTGCAGTCCGAGATCTCCTCCATGCAGCGCGACCCCGACGCCGACCCGAAGCAGCTCTCCTCGATGAAGGCCGAGGCCACCGCCGAGATGGCGCGCCTCTCCCGCGCCCAGGACGACGCCAAGGCCGCCCCGGGCGAGGCAGCGCCCGCCATCGAGGCCGCCGAGGCGCACCTCGCCGACGCCCGCAGGGTCCTGGAGGAGGCCGAGAGGGAGGCCGA
This genomic window contains:
- the tgt gene encoding tRNA guanosine(34) transglycosylase Tgt, with the protein product MSQQPFPFTFDVVAEDPATHARAGVLHTPHGDVPTPIFMPVGTKATVKGLMPSMVRDLGAKIILANTYHLAMRPGAELVAQMGGLHAWERWDGPILTDSGGFQVFSHGDHVRLSDDGVTFRAVDYDGSYVTWTPEENMRIAELLGSDICMQLDVCPGYPCERSYLERAVDLSSAWAERCWRAHTRPDQALFGIVQGGMDLDLRLKSLRRLEDIGDFPGYGIGGYSVGESHDVMFETLAPLAGEYMPRDKPRYLMGVGNPTTLVEGVGVGVDMFDCVLPTRTARTGTAFSDEGRLNLKNACHRADPRPIGEHCGCPACAGGFSRSYIHHLVKQREMLGGILLSLHNTRYLLDLMARARQAILDGRYGAFMAEYRDRLDGRRDF